In Fusarium oxysporum f. sp. lycopersici 4287 chromosome 9, whole genome shotgun sequence, the genomic stretch acggagaagaaggatgacTCTGCCTACTACTTTGAGTCTTACGCTGCCCATGGTACATCCCACCACTTATCGATATCTTGATCTGTTTATACTGACTGTGTCCAGAAATTCACGAGACCATGCTGAAAGATACCGTACGAACTGATGCATATCGTGACTTCATCTACAACAATAAGCACAtcttcaaggacaaggtCGTCCTCGATATCGGATGTGGCACGGGTAAGCCTAGTTATGATTTTGATCTTGATTCAACACTAAAGGTTTTGACCTAGGTATTCTGAGCATGTTTGCTGCAAAGGCTGGCGCTAAGCAAGTCATTGCTGTTGACAAGTCAGACATCATTGTCAAGGCTAGGGAGAACATTTTCCACAACGGTCTGTCCGATGTTATCACAACTCTCAAGGGCGCCATCGAGGATGTCAAGCTGCCTGTAGACCAGGTCGATATTATTGTCAGCGAGTGGATGGGCTACTGTCTTCTCTATGAGGCTATGCTTCCAAGTGTCTTGTATGCTCGAGACCGTTACCTAAAGCCTGATGGTATTCTCGCGCCCAGCTCTGCCACAATCTGGATTGCCCCCATCGCAGACCCCGAGTATGTTTCAGACCACATCTCTTTCTGGAGAGATGTTTACGGCTTTGATATGAAGACTATGCAAGAAGGCATTTACGAAGAGGCCCGTGTCGAGGCCATGCCACAAAGTTCTGTCTGTGGTGAACCCTACCCCTTCAAGGTGCTTGATCTCCATACCGTCAAGACCGAGGATCTTCAGTTCAGCGCCACGTGGTCGTCGAAACTCACCCGTGATGTCGAAAATGTTGACGGATTCCTCATTTGGTTCGACAACTTCTTCACGACATCCAGAAGCGACCCAGTGCCCCCTGCCGAGACAACACCAGAGACCTGGGACAAGAAAGACCATGGAGGCGTCGCGTTCACTACCGGCCCTTCTGGCACTGTCACACACTGGAAGCAgggccttcttctcgctcCTCCAGAGGCCAAATCATCTGCCAAGTCGCCCCAGAGTCTCTCCGGAGATATCGTTTATGCGGCAGCTGATGACAATGCCCGAGCGCTGGTTCTTAGGGCTTCTTGGACAGATTCTGAGGGTGGTTCAAGGAAGCACTCATGGCAGCTGAAATAGACGCATCTTTTATCAGCTTGGACGCGGCCAGCAAAGTCTGAGAAGATGGTGTCTCCACGGGTCGAATATGGTATGTGATGCAGTCACAGATGAGGAACATCCAGGCCTTGCAGCAAGAGGTTTACAATGCTCAGGAAACCCTCGCCAAGAATGAATCCCTAAAGGGGTCAGGATGGTTTCGACATGGACTGGACAAGATACGTACTGAAGCAAGGATGATTAGAGGGGTCTGCGTCCGTCGCGCGATATGAGTCCAGTACCATGCAAACAGACCGCCAACGGTTCGAGCCAGCGTGAAAGATGGGACGTTATACATGCCTTGTCAGGTGTCAGCAATAGTATCTCCCTCGGGGCCACACATAGTCAACTTACCAACGGCGACAGCAATGCCACCAGGAATCAGAGGTCGCCATCTCTTACCGATAGCGAGCGTTCTGGTGATAGTGGCAACTGCGAATAGAACCGCAGTTCCAATGGCCCATTCCTTGACGCGATATGGTAGCCCAGAGCCTGTGACAAGCCTTGCAGTGAATATCCAGACGTAGGCGGTTGGTACCTGGAAGAGATCACCAGGAATCATATACACGCTGCATTTCAATTGTGTCAGCCAGGTCCTCTTTCTAGTATGAGATGGCGAAGTGATAGGCTACCCACCTCGTGTAGACACGGTAGATGAATGCACTCAGAACAGCACCGACGCTTGCTCCAATGACTTGACCCCAGAATTGGGCTTTCGGAGCTGCTCCCAGTAAGTGCCCAGTTTTCAGGTCCTGCATGAGATCGCCAGCTTGTAAAGCACCAGCTTCGGACTGTGGCAGATTAGAATATTTGCTTGAATATGTAGGCATAGGAATTACTTACTACGGCACCAGCGATCAGGTTGATCAAGACACTGGACTTGTGAGTCTGAGGGATGATAAAGGCAAAGAATAGCTGCGCAAGTTTGCTAATGCCAGATACGGGGTTCAAATCCGTCTCACCCAGCGCCCTAACTCCCATGATGCTTAACACTAGAGCCATGAGAACAGCAATGGTGGTGGCATAGAGCGGTACAAGGTCACCAAAGACCAAATGAATAGTGAGGACGCACAGAGCTATCGAAGCAAGAAGGCCGATCGTTACCATACGGGGCCCAATGCGCTGGTGCGGAGGagcatcctcctcatcatcatcttggatAGGGGCATATCCATTAGCTCCATAGCGCCTCTGAGCAGGCTCAGTCTCGTTACTCAAGAGTGGTGAATAGTCATGGCTCAGGTTCTTCCACAGGCCAGAGACGCCATGTTCCTGTACTCTCTGACGTAGGGAAGACATAATCCCAGTAACCTTTTGGCTGGTAAAGATTCCGCGGAGGGCAACGTAAGCAAGGCTGACGATTGCATCCGCTAGCATAATAGCCAGCGAGATCCAAATGATCCATCCCTTGCTACCACGTTCccaatcatcaacatctccagGCGCCCATCCCCGAGATTTGGCCAGCGGACTGAGGATTCCCCAGCCAACTACAGCACCAAGAAGCATATGCAGCGTCGTTTCGGTCCCCATGATGATTCCCTGGCCGATATAAGCAAAGCTGGGGTTGAATGTCCAGAGCCATGTGTGAGCTGCGGCAGAACCAAAGATTGGCAAATTGCGCAGTATAGGGAAAAAATATGTCGCCAGAGTATAAAGCCCAGAGCCGCCAAAACACAAAAGTAACAGTTTGATATTGGCTGCCCAGTCTCCTTTGTCCGACACGTCATCTCCAGCACTCTGTTGATGCTCCTGATCCGTAGCAGCTCGGCCAATGGCGTCTGGTTGAAGAGGCTCGTCACGAGGAACGAGGCTTGCAAAGCCGCCTTTAGCAGCAGCGTCAAGCTCGTCTTTTGTCGATTGGCGACCTTGTCCGTGCAATACTGAGATCAGTACGGCCGTACTGAATCCACTGGGAAATTTGAGGCGCTCTCGGATGATGACTTGCTTACGTCTGGTGGGTATCAGCAAGCTTGAAGCAGAAAGACACGGGTCATATAATGGCTTACAGGGGAACAGCAAAGACGACGCCAAAGTAGCAGAGTCCCAAAGACCAGATGATGAGCTGCCAGGTACTCAGATTGATCGGCCTTGCTCATCTTGAGCCAAAAGATAGTTCAATGCCGGGATCTGCCTTGCTAGTCAGAACAATCTCTTGGTATAATATGAGTCTAGATGACATACGACACCAACGAAGCCGCATCCAAGTGGCATAATAGCCATGCCACAAGCTACGCTCTGGAGCAATACGTTCTCAACAGGAGAAAATGGAAACCTCAGATGCGGTGCAAGGAGCCTGAAAATACCAAAGCCCATGAGACTCGCAGGCATTGACATGATGGAAACCCATCCTGTCTGCAAGCCAAAGTACATATTGGAGAAGCAGATGATGGTGCCAACTGCGAGACCAGCTACAACGCCTCGCAGCGTGAAACTGCGCCCTGGAATCACGCGTGTCGccatttttttttttttttttttggctGGGAGCAGCTAATGAATGACGATGTTTGGTTTAGAGACGCGTTGAGAGATGGTTGTGACGTTAAGTGAGATGAGATAGGTAGTTGTATTACCAAGCGAACCAAACCCCACATTCCGCTATCCGGGGAGACTTTCCGCTATTAACTTATCGGTTAATTTACCTACTATCGCATCGACCTCGTAAGATAAGTACCCGTTGGCTCGGCCTGACGGTGGCCAACTTAGCTTGCTAAGTTGGGCACAAAACCATGAGACACGCACAAAAGGGTGAGACATATCTTCATTGGTGCAATCTACCTCCTTCAATGTTATCCGGAGATTGAGCATGGAAATAACCGGGAATAATATACCATAAATTACACTAACAATCTGGTTGGATATTTTACTAGTTATCAAGATTGTCTCACCCTTTTGTGCATGTCTCAAGGTTTTGTGCCCAACTTAGCAAGCTAAGTTGGCCACCGTCAGGTCGAGCCAACGGGTACTTAATAAATAGGTGCCTTCCAAGTAGAGATACTTTTATTACCACTAAAATATTAACTATACTTGCTATCGTGTTTGCAGCATAGCTCTACGAATCAATTCTTCCTAGCCTTAGCTCCACTGCCTTGCCATGAAAAAGCCATACATCATGAGCTTCAGCGTACTTACATGAGGCTCACTATTGAGTAATACACACACATCGCCGCCTCTTCAATACCACAACTCAACAACCCTATCAGAAGCCGAAACTGTCGAGCAGAGAGCCAGCATCTGGTTCTTCAAATGTCGTGGGTGGTGGTTTGAccgtcttcttgttctccCGGTGAGAGTCAAATTTAAGAGTTGGTGAAGGCAAGTCGGCAACCACCAAAGAGCTTCTCCGGCGAAGCAGCTTCAGAGGGTTGACCTCTCCACCAAGGCCAGTTGCTCCAGGTGACTGTTGGAACTCCCAATTACGTACTATTTCACAGTCAGTGAACATGTGCTTGGTACTTGTAGTCTCGCACTCACCTATATCCAATCCCAAAAGATCGCATCCCATTCTGTCATATAGCTTGGCGCTGTGCAGCACAAACTCCCACTCAACTTTCGGAGTAATCTTAGATGCTCCTCTCAAAGTTTGCAGAGTCTGGTGACGTAAATGCGAGTAAAGGACAACCAAGGCAGGGTCATCAGTCAAAAACAATCGAGACTTGATGTCAGGTGAACAAGGTGTTTCCAAAAGAGTATACACCGGTGTCTATCAACATGTCAGCGATTCAGCTCGTATACAAAACTTCACAGATCACAACGTACAATAAGTGCTCGTACGGCCACATCTTTACGGCCGAGCATCCAGAAGGCCCATGCAGCCAGCCAGCGGTTACCCTCCTGCGCTGCTAGTGGGAGCACTGtatcttgaagaagacggcgCAAGACAGGACCGTCATCGCCTTCATAGACGCGCGATATTGTGATGGCTAATTGCATGTCTTTCAGCTGATTCAGACAAACCTGAACAGCGTCGTGAAGGTGGTCCGCAAGAAGGAAGAATGCCGCAGCATACTCTGTTTACAATCAGCATTTGTACCAGAAAGCTGGTACCCCAAGGATATCTTACCGAATCGCCGCCTACTAAGCAAGGCATAGGCATTCTTGAGTGCTGCCGATCTCCATTTAGGGTCTTCAAAATTGTTTGCCAACAGGCGTTGAGTGGCTGCCTGCTCCTTGTTCCAGTTTGCCATTCTCCATAGACCTTGGAGGACCGTCTTCTTCCGGAGTGCGAGGTAGTAAAGGCTGCAGTCAACCGGGTTTTTGACCTCGTTCTTTGTGTACTCGTTTCTGGCGATCAGCTCGAATTGAGCTTTCTGGAGGATGTTAGCTACCGGAACAAGTTCGTCAAATCCGAACGGTCTTTACCAATGCAGTAGGATCAGTGAGCCACATGAACAGGCCACTTTCACGAGCATGTTCCCAAAGCATACTACCATGGTTCTGCCGCGATACAAAGTCAACCAGAATATCTTGGCTGTTGGAGTGGAAAGCCCAGTTGATTTCACGCCATGAGAGGTGCATCTCGTTGGTGCGTCCTTTGCGGAGGGCATGTTGACGGAACAGCAGCATGAATCGAGCACCATTCTCGTCCATCGATCGCCGATGTCGCTCAACAAGGGCAACGCATTCAATAATATCAGCGAGTTGAATCTGTTCGTGTCCTGAGAGTTGGATGATATCGATCTTGACGAGCTTCTCGTTGATCGAGACCGCGGTCTGCTCCGTGAATATGTCCTCGTCATCGGTCTCATCCGTGTTGTTTCCATTCAGATAGGCCCCAGAAGACTTGTCAACAGCTAAAGTATGACTTTGCTAAACAATTGGATTAGCACGGCCTGGTGTCCTCGGCATGGTCGAATTGTCACTTACCTCGGGCATATAGAATTCGCTCAAGTCCATTCCTAGGTAGTCATCCAGCGTTTCGCCGTTAATGTGGTATTTCAAGGTCTTATGCAAAGCCACCAAAATGCGTCTAACAAGGGTCGCCTTCCCTGAAAGGATGCATTGCATGAGAAACTGGGGATGGAAGACTGGTAAGGGGCCGTTGAATCTTTGAACAACCTGGAATAAGTCTAGTTTGCCATCTTTTCGCAGAGGAAGACGCAGATCCGTCTTCATAGACTCGGAGATTCCAACGTGCCTGTCCTGCACAAACATCTGGTTGCCGGCACCAATAATCAAGTGGCCGTCGCCCAACCAAGTTGAGTCTCCGATTGGGTGAGGTGTGAGTTCTCGAATGCTGATCTCACGAATTTGTGCCCATGCTGGGCCCTTGTTGAGATAATCAAATCGCATCTgagagaggaggatgatTCGGTAAGGGAAACCAACGGCGAGAATAGACTGGCCATCGGGTGTTGATGTCCAGTCAAGATCTTGAATCACCTGGTGTTCTTGAAAGTTATTCTCATATTCGAGACGAGCACCGCCAATGTCCCAAATTGTTAATTGCGATCTCGACGAATTCACGAGGGCAGCTTTCTTCAATGTACTGCCACTGACCAGTGCTGGCTCAGAAACTCCCGTCTCCGTGGTACACGTCGATAGCCATCCAACGCTTCGCTGTTCAGGGTCAACTCGTGCAGTCCAAAAGTCCACACGGCCCGTGTGTGTATAAGAAATGGCAACATCTCGAGCGAATATATCGAGAAAGCCCGAGACAATGGGCTGCGAACCGGCAGGATCAACTGGCAACACATAGGCCAGATTCTTTATGTCCTTGATTTCAAAGCGACACAGTTCCTCAACATTGGCTCCGGCTGTTGTCTTTGGGTCATCAAAGTAGCGAGGCAGTTGAACCTCCCATACGATACCGTGTCCTTCTGATGTTATCGTCGCAATATGAGCAACGGTATAGTTCTTGACATCTGACCGAGGCAGAATGATGAGGCACAACGGTTTCCCTGACACCTCGTAGTCACACTGAGAAAGGGCAGTAGCTCGACTTGTCCTGCAATCCCAGAGCGAGAATGTGTCATGGCGAAGGAAAACCACAAACCGCCCCTTTCTCAGCACACAGATGCGATGTATGTGACCCTTCTCGGGGATAACGCTCCCTCGTGTCAAGGTCAGGCCTGACTTGTCGCGTGGACTCAAAATATGTTTCCACACGATACTTTCACCGTCTCTGGTTCGAGAGACCACCGCTCGCCCGCTGAAATTTCGGACAATCTTGGTAATTGAAGTCGAATGTCCAGACCAGATTGTTTGAAGGGCGAGGCGTCGATCATTGGTCATGGGATCAAAGAGATCGGCAACGCTTCCAGTAAATACGCCTATTCTTCCATCGAATGCATGTAACATAAAGTGAACCTTGCCACTCTCCTTATCGCAATACGTTTGAATCTCCGTATGAGGCGTGTCTTGAACCGGAAGAAAGTtatcgagaagctcaaaaTGGACATCCTTGACTTGAGCCACCTTGAATAAGGTTGGTGAATTCGCGGTACTACTGCCAACATTCTCGAGCGCCCATGCCGACATGATGCCCTTCCCATCAAGAGCTATACATATTTCTGGATTCTTAGTCGCGACTGCTACTAGGTGATCAAGGGCAACGGGGTCGTCGGTGGTTGAGTCGTCAGACATTCGCGCCTGAACAGCTTGTTCTACAGAGGCTGTGAAGTCTCGCCCGTCAAGAACCAGAGCGAAGCGCATGTCCAAGCCCTCTGGGTTCTCTTGCGATGGCGCACAAAGATCCACCTGTCCCCATAGCTGCCAATGCTTCCCGTCGGGTGTGTCGGTAGGTGTCCAAACTCGTATGCATTTATCGAGACATGTGGTGTATAGAACATTGTCGGAGGCCTGCTCAACATGGAATGGTCTGCGCCATCTCACAGATGTTATAATATTTGGATGTCGGAGGTATGTGAGATCGAATCGGACTTCGTCAGCACCAAAGTTGAGTCTCCTCCAGACCTTGATCAAGTGGTCATGATGGCTGGACGTGGCAATGTATCTCGAATCGTATGACAATAAGGCATATTTGGCGATGCTCGGCAGCTTCTTTTGCCAGAGACACCTCGGTTCGGTCTTGGTATCGAAAAGGGACAGGTATTGTGTACCCAACAACAGCTCCTCGGAGCTGCCCCAGGATAATGTACACGACACGTCTTCGGAGTTCGGATAAGGAATGTCCAAGGTCGATTCGAGAGCCCACTAATAGAGTCGTGAGCTGAGTTTCTTAAGCATCTATCATGAAATCGGGAATTGGAACCTTCAAAGTGTCTTCGCGCGACCCGAATGGCTTGTACAGACGGACTTGGGTCAATGTGCAAGTAGCGATCTTGCCTGTCGCTTCGTCGAATGCGATAGCTTCTAGCGGTTGTTCGCCTTCATCGTAAACTGTCTGTAGAATCCCGTGGGATCCTTCCAAGATCGCAAAGGCGCTGCCTGTGATGTATATCTAtgcagcatcagctcatcaGCTGAGTTCAGAGCTCAGGAGTAGAGCTTGGTACTTACATTAATGTGTCGCGAGTCCCAGTAACCCGAGGCAAGCCCTTGGAGCCTCGAGCGCGGGTTGCCCGGCAAGACGGCCTTCATGCTATTAAGGAGAACAATTTGCGCGCATCTCTAAGGAATTGTGATGGCGCTACCCTATATTTAGGCGCAAAGgagaggagcttgaggtgTGACAGCTGAAGCTTTGGTGAGCTAAGTCACCAGAGTCAATCAATGCAATAAACGGAGTAGACCCCAGCGTGATTAGAGGTGACGTGACCCCCCCAAAAGCGACCCCCACACCCCGGCTCATGCACAAGAACCCATGACGATAAATGCCACCCTAAACATCTTCACTTACAGAAGCTAAATATAATTTGGCCATTGGAagagtgttgatgatgctttCCCACGTCCAAATTACATAAATAGAACTTTCGAGTATATTAACATCCATGTAATGGTTTCGGGCATCATGGCTCGAGGTTCACAACATGGCACATTGCTTATCTACACTGCTAATAACGAGAAGACACCCACTCTATCCGCGTGGACATGATATTCACCTCTGCTCAAGCAAACTCATGCCAAGTAACAAATTTTTCAAGATCAGCAAATTTCATAAACTATTGCCTATCCAACGCCATCGACGTATCGTCGCTATGCATTCACATATAACAATAACACTAACAGAAAGGGGTATCCTTTTATCAAACAAGTCATCCAACGTCAGAGAAACacatccagatcatccaCAGCCAACCCAACTCTTGCAAACCGTCAAAGCCAGCTTCACACATGCTCCTCCCTGATGTATATACTAATAGCCATCCTGATGGACAGGGTTATTGGTTTGTACTCACACGGCCACGCAGATGATCCCCTCTTGGCAATCCTGGTGGCCGAGATTGTGGTGTAGCCGATAGTGTTCTCGGTGATTGAATACGCACAGATCTTGTCGCTGGCGTAAACTTAGTAGTGGTCTGTCGCGGAAGTCCAAATCGTGTGGCAGATGGTCTCGCGCCCACGGATTTGCTGTTGATGACTGGAGAGTTTGGCTCCGGCGAGGAAGACAAAGGTCCGATCGTACGCCCATTTGGAGGCCTGATCCCAAATGATCCCGCAACTACTGGCCGCCGTGAGGGTTCAGGCCGGCCAGGCCCTGCTGTGCTTGCCAGGTCCTGGTCAAACTCGGGGTCACGACCCTGGGTATCTCGCTCTAAATGCGATGGGACTGGTGCCATCGGTGTCGTTGATGGCAGACCTGAGAACTGGCCAGGTCCTCGCGAAGCAGGTCTCAAAGATGGCGAGGCTGGtagctcatcatcttcatcgccagCTAGCGAAAACGCCTCATCATTCTCGTCCGCCTCTCGGAGCGGAGCCATGGATCCTGGTGGCATCATAGTCGACATGGAGAATGGCTGCCCAGTCCATCTAGTTGGTGTCTCAAGCGGTGTACTGGAGTAATCAAAGCCCCTATCATTGCGACTGGCCAGTGACCGCCTCCCAGACAACGCTCGCCAACTTCCGCGTGGCCATGCAGCCGGCACAGATTGTGGCTGTGGGCGAGTTCCAGGAGCCATGGATCGAATTCTATCGTCCCGTTGACGCCAATATTGCAGTACGCGGTTACGCCTTTCGCGTTCGTGCTTCCTTTGAACTTCAATTGCTGTGTGACCCTGTCCACTTTGTTGTAACGATGCAATTGACCAGGACTTGAGGGACTGCCGTTGCTTGTCGGCTGCCCAAAGCTGCCAGGCATCTGTATCCCGCTGCTCAAGGTCGACGGTGTACACTTTCCAAGCTTCTAACCATCCCTCTGCATGTTGCAGTTTAGCTTCTTGCATGCGTCTTTGGTCAATGTCCGCTTGGCGTTTCCATGTATCAGTAATTAGGATAACCTTTTGGGTATCTTTATGGGCTCGCAACTCTTGTATCAAGTCGCCCCGTGCCCGATCCTCCGTCGCCAATGCCCTCCATCGATCGACAGCAGCAAAGAAATTGCGTTTCTTTCGAGCAGAAGAGACTTGGGTATACCTAGCCATCAGATACCTCTTGACCTGCTGCTTGTCTTGGTCCCTACGACTCTTGATCGCTCGATCAAAGACTTGCAACAATCTAGTAGCTCCGAGATAGAGTTGAGCTCGATCTCCCAAACGTGCCATGTGTGACGAATCACGCTTAAATTGCCTGAAAGTCCTTACAACATTGGACTTTGCTTGCTCCTCATAAAACTCTTCTGCTCTTCGGCCCATGTCCACATCCTGTTCGGTGCATTGGAACCATCGGTCGAACACTCGCGTCACTTGAAGATACTCGCGCCTCCACTGGAATGCCTGGGCTCTTGCCCTCAAGTTCCACTCATCGAAAGCAAGGATTGCCTTCTCAATCATCAATCGCTGGCGGTACCCGACCGCCCTTCGACTGATCTCAGCTTGATCCCACCATTCTCGAAGATATGTGAAGGAGTGCTGAATATCTCCAATTCTTCTGGCAGTGTTATATAATTGGCTTTCATTTTCTGACATGCCCTGCCATTTGTGAATGGCATCCACTTGGAGTCGCAAAGTCGTTTGGGTCTGTATGGCTTGACTGAGAGCCTTGTCATGAGAAGCCTGTGACAGCCACTTTGACATGGCTCGTGTCCTACTACGCGAAGCTGTCATTTGACGGCCGAGGTGTTTGAGTCGGTGACAAGACCATATATCAAGGACTCGCTGGACTCTTCTCTGCTCGTAAGCCCGAGCAGCTTCTATCGCAGTGGCCTGTAGACTTTTCTCTTGGGCGACAATACGTTGCCACTTCTTCACAACCACGGCTGCCCTCATGTGGTCGGTGGTAGGCTCACGGAGTGCAGGGGCTTGGCTCCATGATCGGAAATAGCGAAATCGTATCATATGCCGTCTTGCAACGGCGTCTCGTTCAAGACGACGTGCGGTGCGGTCAGCCCAATGGTTGAAGACCTTGCTTGCGAGGTAGATCTCACGAGCTCTGGCGGCCTGTTTGAGGAGCCGGCTTTGTTCTCTTTCCGAATCAATCTGCTGCTCGGGTGTCAAAGGGCCTTCTTCAGCgggttgttcttgttggGATATTGTATTTCTAGTGCGCTCTTGGGTCACAGGATGATGAACAATTGTGCCTTCGTTGTTAGTTACAGTGTTAGATCGAGCCCTTGTGGTTGGAGAATGGACTTCTGGTGGATTTTGGATCTGTGTATGTTGAGAGGGTTCTGCTTCAGGTTCGTCGAGTTCTTCAGGCTCTTCGGGCTCTTGAAGTTGCTGTGGAGGCTCCTCAACTGGGCTGTGGGGTaattcatcatcaccgtGGCGCGATGGCTCGTCAAAGTGCTCCTCTTGTGGCGCACTCCCTTGGATTAAAGAAGTCGTAGATCGTATAGCACTACTTAGAACGGAAAGGGGTCGATGCATAAATGACTGAGCGGAAACCGGCCTTGTGTGCATATCTGTTGGGTCTTTGAGCGAAGTTTGAGTGTGTGGCTCGAGTCCATTGACTTGTGAAGACGTCACTGTTTGATGCCCGGTCACTGGTGGTCGATCTTCAAAAGGTTGAGCTTCAAAGTTCCTCACATCGGCTGAAGCTTCTTCGGGAATGCTCGGAAAAGAAGGGATCCGTTGTGCAGGTTGTGCTCGACGACTCGCAACCAGAGAGCGCCAGCGATTCATGGCTGAAGAGACAACCGCCTTTCGCATTTCCTCATATgcgccctcctcctcctcctcctcgtcggtCTCGGAAAATTCCAATTCATCCTGGGGGTGAGGTTGCGATCCTGGCGGAGAGactgatggtgatggtgacggtgaagctgaagctggtgaTTGTGGGACTCGCGGTCCAGTCGGGGCATGGCCGTTTTGTAGGCCTTTTTGTGGAGTTGTTTGCTGGCGCGAGATGGCATGGCTCTGGCGACTCGATGAAGATACTGCGGGAGATGTAGAGGCTGAAGTCCGCGGCGACGCAGTAGTATTATCTCCAAACTCTAAAACGATTCCCATTCGACTGAGGATAGCTTGGAACTTGTCGAGCAAGTTGCCATCGCCTCGCTCACCGCCTACGCGGAAGACAAAAGTCGACAAGTGGTGATCTGAATCGGGGTCAATTCCATAGGTCGGGAGTACGACGTCGTATGCCTTGAAGAGCGCAGCAGCAGGGAGAGGTTTCGGTTCAGGCGCTGAGTCGAGCAATTCCTGGGCAGCGACGACTACGGCGTGCAGCGCAGCGATGTCTAGGCCGGTCGGTCAATATCAGGTCGACACAGCATCGCAAAAATGATACGGACCTTCGTTGGAGTAGTATGGATCCTGGCTAGAGGGTGCCCGACTGGCATTGCTCGAGCGGCCATCATCAGACGGTGAGGCCGCTCTCTGCGCAGCCGGAGACATCGATGCTGCTGGTGAAGTCGCATTTGAGCCCTGGCGAGAGATGTCGGAGGACATGGACAGATAATTATTGGCGAGCTGCCCACATCCGTCATTGACCCATAGTCAAGAAGTCGGTGTGCAATGAAGCGCGAGCAGTTCTGTTCTGctgtttatttatttagttatttgCGGCGAGCTACCACAAATTTGCGAACAGGCAAACTTCAGTTGACTTCGAGTATTGCGCTTCAGTAAATCGGATTATAAAAATGTAAGAATAGAGATCGACAAAGACGATGCTAGCGGCGCTTCAAGAATTGCACTATCGTATTCGACGAGGGGGTCGTATCCAAACAAAGCGCAATCTGAGGTCCAACCTGACAGAAAACGCACGCGAATTTGCGCGGTCG encodes the following:
- a CDS encoding protein arginine N-methyltransferase 3; amino-acid sequence: MSTHESISDEGEWLDLESDEESIPITSFFSAQTFPTVAAMLEDSSKNHGFSFAGYVQKLQLDFHGAVKLVNFVRDNVKNGTPLPKEISAKDLEGEKYLQPVLENDALIFSLDEVLENITNDQATGCNDGNLKARNRELEEELEKLRDQFASYRLTVQQTLDKRWGDDTETTTTEKKDDSAYYFESYAAHEIHETMLKDTVRTDAYRDFIYNNKHIFKDKVVLDIGCGTGILSMFAAKAGAKQVIAVDKSDIIVKARENIFHNGLSDVITTLKGAIEDVKLPVDQVDIIVSEWMGYCLLYEAMLPSVLYARDRYLKPDGILAPSSATIWIAPIADPEYVSDHISFWRDVYGFDMKTMQEGIYEEARVEAMPQSSVCGEPYPFKVLDLHTVKTEDLQFSATWSSKLTRDVENVDGFLIWFDNFFTTSRSDPVPPAETTPETWDKKDHGGVAFTTGPSGTVTHWKQGLLLAPPEAKSSAKSPQSLSGDIVYAAADDNARALVLRASWTDSEGGSRKHSWQLK